The stretch of DNA AGACCGTGCCATGTTCCACCGTGCCTTATaaacgaggaaggagggagtactggACATTCCcttttctagaaaaaaaaaagtgaaggtAAGCTTCTCTTAATTGGCACAGTTAGGCCTATaaacgaggaaggagggagtactggACATTCCcttttctagaaaaaaaaagtgaaggtAAGCTTCTCTTAATTGGCACAGTTAGGCCTTGGTAATTTCTCCTAATTGACACGCAGAGAAAAGGAATAAGTTTTCATTTCTGTTTTGAAAAGCAGAAAAGGCTACATGCTTGCTCTTTAGGCCTAGCTGCCAGATTGGCCTCGGTAATGCTCCACTTGCATGCATGCGAGAATTGATTGAAAACAAAGTTCCGATGCACCCATATTTACTAGGGGTGCAGGGTGCTTGACTGCTTGGGGAACCAAACGGCCGTGGAAATTCAAGAGGCTCTGTATAACGTCACTCAACGGCACGAACGCGAAGCTCGTCCGATCCAATGCAGGAGTAATGGAGTACTACTACTGATCTATTCCTACTACTAAGTCATGTAAGCCTCGGCGATCTAAGTAGACGAAACATCTGATCGAACGCAAAACAAATTAAGCTCGTGACGACAGAATGAAGAAGGTAGCAAGCGAGTGAAGAAAGAGCAGCTGGTGCGTAGTTTCCTCACCGAAGATGGTGCCGGCCGGGTTCGCGGCGGCCTGGTCCGCGGCcgcgtcgccgacgacgacgtcggcggcggtgaaggcGACGCAGGACGGCGTGAGGCGCTCGCCCTGGTCGTTGGCGATGACCTCGGCGCGGTTGCGGTCGTGCCGCCACACGGCCACGCACGAGTAGGTGGTGCCGAGGTCGATGCCGATCGCCGGCCCGCCTCGCTGTCCCTGGGAGGCCGCCATCTCCACTTTTTTTTTCGACCTTATCTAGGCACGTTGTTTATTAAGAGGAAGAAAAAATATAGCTACAAAAAAAACCGGTCACGGTTGGGACCAGCCCTAAGAGTTCTCTCTGATCTCTATTACACGGTCAAAATTTCGCGACCTGGTACAACCGAAGTAACAAACCATTGTAATTGCCTAAAACcggttttttttttagaatccTAAAAACCGACTTGGGACCAAGCCATGATCTCATCAAAGACTCTACCCACGTATCCTGGACCGTGCCGCCAtctccaccctcgccggcgacgggagTGCTGACGGTCCGCTAGCACGGCCACCGAGGAGCGGCAGAGGTTCGAGTGGAGTAATAATTTGCGTGGCGTGTGAGTGTGACCCTGGCAAGTAGTTGGGGAcagtatttatttatttattttgacgGAAGGGGACAGTATTTATTGGGGAGGAGGCAGAGAGGAACGTTCAGAAATCAGAACTTCAGCTGGGCCGTCACCAGCGAGAATGTTGTTGTTTTGGTGGAGATGAAGGGTAGGCCCAGAACCAGAATGTCCCGTTCACGAGCCGACGGCCCACGACAGCCTAAACAAAGCAAGCAAAAGGCTCTAGTGCCCAAGTCCACCGCCCTCTGGTAGCCCGCAAGGCACTAGTGCCTGCTACTGCTCTCCAGCGGCATCAGCGCCCGCTGCTGCCGTCGTCCTAACTTCGCTGGCCAATTATCAGAAGTTCAGAGCATCCTCTTGGCTACTGATCAGATCAGCCGCTGGCTGGGACTTGAGGAGCCCACCTCGGCGGCTCAACGATGTCAAGGGCCAGCGCGAAGGGGCGGCATGCGCAGCAAACCCTGCATTTATCTGGATACACATGCTCGTATTGCGTACACGTATTTGCGCAAATAAGGCCTGAAACAGCATGAGTTCTTTGTTttttattgatcttggttgttTGGACAGCATGGGGGAGATTTACATTTCCAGAAGACAAGTGTTTTTGGGGGGATTCTAAGTGGCTTGACTGCAAACAGAGCATGAACCTGTTTGTTTAGCTTAGATAATGATCGTGTCATAGCATAGACAATGACAATTAATAAAAGAATATGCCAAAAATATGCAGTTCCTGGTTGCACGATGAGTTCCAGACACTGCCatgagcattttttttcttctctacaGGATGTAACGATAACTTCAGATGCACAATAGTTTGACAAAATAGCTCTATACGCATAGAGCACTGAAATTATGCCCAACGTAAATTAGTACCGCAGATGCAGGGCATTCAACAGATATCACGGATTAAACCATGTTCCcagaaactaaaaaaaaaaagcataagTTAGGCTACGGTTATACGTATGCCAAGCCAGAAACTTAAGAACAGAGACGAATCCATGGCACGTGCATTTGCACAACCGGCATCCACGAAGTGCGATCACCCTGATAAGGCTTGGCGATGACAGGGTAGCACATTCACCTTCCACGCCTTGACTTGCTCCCTTTCCCCCACTTCCTTGACCTGTTACCCTTCCCCTTGTACATCTCAGCCTCCTGCACCATGCGCTCGATCTCCTCCTTGCCCAGCCGACCACTCTCATAAACGATACTGATGTTGTTCGTCCGTCCAGTGGTCTTGTCCTCAGCCAAAATGTTCAAGATGCCATTGGCATCGATGTCAAAGGTGACATCGATGCGAGGTACGCCCCTGGGCGCTGGGGGGATGCCAGATAGAACAAACTTGCCAAGCAGATTATTGTGTTTGGTGTTCGTGCTCTCGCCCTCGTACACCTGGATAAGCACACTAGTCTGGTTGTGGTAGTTGGTGCTATACCATTCTTTCTTCGTCTTGGTGGGGATGGCTGTGTTTCGCGGGATAACCACATTCATCAAACCACCATCTGTGGCTGTTCCGTTCTCAACCTCGATCCCAAGCGAGAGCGGCGTGACATCAAGTAGAACCATATCCCCCACAGCCCCATCGCTGGTTTCACCATTGAGGATGGAGGCCTGGATGGCAGCGCCATATGCCACAGCCTCATCAGGATTGATGCTCCGGCAAAGCTCCTTTCCGTGAAAGAAGTCCCGCAGCATGCTCTGCACTTTGGGGATGCGAGTGGAGCCACCCACGAGGACAACATCGTCAACGCTGCTCTTTTCCACCTTGGCATCACGGAGGCACTTCTCCAAGGCCTCAATGCAGCTGCTGAAAAGGTTCTTGTTGAGCTCCTCGAAGCGGGAGCGGGTGATGGTGACACAGAAGTCGATGCCATCATGCAGCGAGTCGACCTCAATGGTAGTCTCTGCCGTGGAAGACAGCATCCTCTTTGCCCTCTCGCAGGCACTCCTCAACCGCTGGAGCGCCTTCAAGTTGCTTCTGACATCTATCTTCTTGTGTTGCCTTATGAACTCCCGCAGACAGAATTTCACCATCTCGTTGTCAAAATCAGCACCGCCAAGGTGTGTGTCACCAGCAACAGCTTTCACCTCAAAGAGACTCATACCAATGTCCACACCTGGATCAATGTTGAGAAGGGACACATCAAAGGTACCGCCACCAAGATCAAAGACAACCACTGTCCTCCCTTTGCTGCTGATAGGCATCTTGTCAAGACCATAGGCGATGGCAGCAGCAGTGGGTTCGTTGATGATGCACATGACATTCAGGCCAGCGATCGCACCCGCGTCGATAGTTGCTTGACGCTGGGAGTTGTTGAAGTAGACAGGGACAGTAACAACGGCATTCTTAACTGTAGTGCCAAGGTAGACCTCAGCGGTCTCCCTCATCTTGGCGAGCACAATAGATGATATCTCCTCAGCTGTGAACTGCCTCTCTTCACCTCCAAGCTGCACCACAATCATCGGCCGGTCATCACAACCTGAGATTACTTTGAAAGGCCAAAACTCGGTATCTTGTTTCACAGACTCGTCACTGAATCTTCTGCCGATCAGCCGCTTCACATCTGTATAAAAGACAGTCATGTATCAATCAAGTGAACTGGGTACAGCTTAGCTTCAGAAATTTGATTTGCACTGCGTTTCGGTTAAAAATTGGATATGCTGATAGAGTGGCTTCTCAAGATATTGTGAATTTTGTTATCAGTAAATAGATCAATAAAAAGTGGCGCGTGCATCGACGTGATAGTTGCAAGCCGTGCTAGGAATGATCAGCTACTGTTAACTAGTTCCAATTGGCTCcaccttttttttattttgaacgATCAACAAGTTTTGATTGTCGTTGATTGCATTCAAGATTCCATTCAATGGGATGAATTGTCGGTTCGCATGGCAGGAATATTGAGTACATTTTTTACTAGGGTGGTAGGGAAACAAACAATCCTCCAGAAGAGGAAAACATGAGCAAAAGGGGGGAAaggcatttttctttttctggtcGAAGACTAAAGTTGGAAATTTTAAGGGTTAATTTGTTtggtgccattacaattttgcaagttttgagttctaccattacaattcacctatttagattcgtgccattacaattctaaAGTTGTCTGAGTGGTGCCATTTTCTATGTCTTTGATGCTTTTGGGTCCACACACAGGTCATATTTTTGTATGGACCAAAATACCCATGTAGTTGCTCTCTCCACATTACTGTCTAGCgggtcccacatgtcatatCTTTCTTCTCCAATCCCACTATGGTCCTCGGCAATAGAAGCGACAGGGGACCTCGAACGTTGCTGGTGCGAGCAGCGACCTCAAGCCGTCAGCAGCCGGCTGGCCGGTGGCCGCCGTCCCCACGCATCCGATCTGTAGCACCGCGAGGTCGCTGCGGAGGATAAGAGATGCGACGCGACCTGATGCCTAACGTGGCAGGGGGTGAGCTCCCGGTGGCACACGCAAGACCGCAAGCGGCGGGCAGATGTGGTCCTGCTCCCTCCCGGTGGTGAATCTCCAGGGGCAGAGCAAATCCGCTACAGCCCACCTCAGTACCCCACCTTGGATCAATGGGAAGCGGCATGCTGCTCGAGACACCAGGAGCCCCATTTGTTTTTAGTAGCTTTGTCATAGCAGAAGCAGCAGCCCGTCCAGCTCCACCCATCGGGCTGGCGGCGCTCTCCTCCGCGGCTCCGCTCCGTCCAATCGCAGGAGGGGAGAAGCTGCCTATCGAAGCCAACCCCGCCTGATCTCGTCTGCGCAGTTCCTGCGGATCTCATGGGCGAGCCGTCCGTCCGCCTGGTGGCCGTTGCGCCGTCCATCATcgacctccggccgccgccgggcctcgATTCGTCATCTCCGGGCGCAGATCGAGTGTCCTCGGGCCTCGATTTGGCTTTCTCCGCCTTTGCAGGCTGGGTGCAGTAGCGTGGGATGAAGAAGGatatgacatgtgggacccGCTAGACAGTAATGTGGAGAGAGAGCAACACCATGGGTATTTTGGTCCATACAAAAATATAATGACCTGTGTGTGGACCCAAAACATCAACGACGTAGAAAATGGCACGACTCGAACAACTtcagaattgtaatggcacgaatctaaataggtgaattgtaatgATAAAACTCAGAACTTGcgaaattgtaatggcaccaAACAAATTAACCCAAATTTTAACTGCGGCGGAGCGAATCGCTAGGTACCTACGTGAAAATCAAGCGAAGGGAGCCATCAAATTAAAATTCAGCAGTAGTCTCACGCATCGATCGGCAGGGGTTCGCTTAGCAGGAGTCGTTTACAGTGAGGATTCGATCGATCTAGCTAGTGTCTGAACGCTGCCACAAGCTTTGTGCGACCTACGGACTACTGAATCTGAATGAAAATCTGGAAATCCATGAACCACGAAGGCCACAAACTGGACAAATGGCGGCGCGAAGTACTCACCGAAGACGGTGTTGGCGGGGTTCCGGGCGGCCTGGTTCACGGCTGCCTCTCCGACGAGCCTCTCGTATCCGGAAAACGCGACGCAGGACGGCGTGAGGCGGCTGCCCTGGTCGTTGGCGATGACCTCGCCGCGGTCGCGCCGCCACACGGCCACGCACGAGTACGTCGTCCCGAGGTCGATTCCGACCGCCGGACCGTCGCCCTTCACGGCGGCCGCCATCTCCGCAACCAGATAGATATGCGAAGCGAAGGCGAGGGAAGTAGTACTACGACCACAGGGCGTGTGCGCGTGTGTGGCAGGGTTTTGGGAGATGTGATGTGGGCCGACGAGCTGGGTTTTGAAAAGGAGTTGTTTTGCTTACGATTCCCTTTGAAATACAGTATCTATTTGAGGTTAATGAAATACAGTATTCACTTCCACTATGGCTTTTAgttcttaaatttttttttacagtatccgtcacatcgaatcttttgactcatacatgaagcattaaataaagttaaaaaaataactaattatacagtctaactattagcacgagatgaatcttttaatactaattagttcatgattagaTATTATTAGTCAAGTAACaccgaaatgtgctacagtaccaaaatccaaaatttttcaccaactaaacacagtctatatatatagttttcagGCTATACTATTAAACTGGATTATGTTACGTGTTGAAATACAGTATTTCCCTTTGAAATACAGTATTTGAGGTTAAGGGGACTGTTCTACCGCACAATCGACTTGGTTTTTATTGTGTTACGTGTTGGAATATAAATCCTAAATCATAGCGGTAGAACAGTATTCtctccttttttaaaaaaaaataacagtAACCAcgactttttttgtttttgaaaggtTTTCCCACGTCTTGAAATCTTGTGAACGGTCAATCTCGCAGCCTGCACATGTGACTTTCTCGTGAAAAGCCTACAGGAAATGAGGGAAAAGGCAGGTATGGCAGGGCAGGTACTAGGCTGTAGCTGAGCGCTAAAACTAGTAGACTGGAGCCCTACAGGCTACAGCTGTGCCGCAATGGGTAGCTCTACTGGTCTAGCAGGTTCATGCAAGTtcaaaatcaaaaaaaaaagaaaaaaaaagaatgcaagTTCAAACTTCTGAGTTCTGACGCTGGTGTGTTTGACTCGGGTGCTCCTTCGGTAATGCAAGTTGCTCCACTAGTACTGCTCAACTGCCGGCTGAAGCTTGTGTGTCTCCCTCGCGTGTCCCCTTCGGTGTCTCCAGACACGTGTCCAAGTTGTATTGGATCCCCTCTCAAGACAGCCCCCCTCACGTATTCTCTCCGTCCGCGCCGTGCGGTGCCGTCCGTCTGGTCTGTCTCTCTCTGTTTTCGCATCTCAACCTCTCCTCTCACAGCCTTGAGCCACCCGTCTCCCTCCGCTTTCCCCTCTTCCTCTCAGCTCGAAGCTTGTCCGCTCTCCTCTCTAATCTCATATGCTAAACTCGATTCGTTTCAAATCTCATATGCTAAACTCGATTTGGGCAGGAACGACCTCAAGCTCATAGCAGTGAGTTGATTATATTTACTGGAACCTAGATTCAAGCTCCGATTTTGGTTTTGATTGCTACGATTTTGATTTTGGATTGGGGATCTGGATTTGACTTTGCAGATTTCGATTTGTGCTATGAGAATGTGTACTCTACCTTTCCTCTTCAGGTCCATCGAACTGACATCACACCATGGTGGATTCAAGATATTTGGCAGCAGCTCGTAGATGCTGTTCAGCATGAAGGTGACGTTGCTTTCATGACCTCTCTAGCATTATTTTGCAAGTTTATTTTTCTAGTGCTAGTCCCTATTTTTTCATGACACAGTAATAAAGATGCAATCTTCCGCATTCAGTCTGATGCTATCAAATCAAATATACCAGTTAGCAAAAAAAACAAGTAGAGTTTAGCACATGACTCATCGGTTCTCCTAATGGGATAGGACCTTCACTTAAAATTGGCAAACACATTATAGGGATTTGGATTGAATGACTGAGTGACATTTCCTTGTGTATCTTGACCATGGTTAGGGGTCCCAAAGAATGAACTAAAAGGCGGAGGCACAAAAGCATTTCCATGTGGATAGTAGCCCGGATAGTAACCTGCCATCTGAATTTGATTTTGGTACGTGCTAGTCCCTAAATGCCCCTGTACCAAAGAAAAAGGAATACGAATATCAGTAATGAAAATATGACTAGTCTTGATAGTATTAAATTAAATATAACTGAAATCTCGTACCAGGTCAGTGTAGTGTGGCTGCCCATATGTTACATTGTCTACTTCCACTATAGGACCACAATCCTTTGGGTCATTCTTGCCTTTCTTTTTCCGTTGTGTGTTTGCCTCTTTTGCAGAACCAGAAACCATTGGGTCTTTTTTGGTCTTCTTTTTCTGCCGTGTTGCCTTCTCAAAACCACCAATAGGTCTCGCAGATCCATGAATTTCCTTCTCCTTAACCTTCAGGCCTTTTGGTTTTATagtttgttcttcttcttctgtacctacaaaatatataataattagTTTGGTGTCATATGTATGGTGTTCACACAATTATTACTCAGGCTATACTGGAGTGAGAACCTTCGGGGTGCGAACCTTCGGGATGAGATGAGGTACTAACATCTGAATCAGGTCTTATTTTTAGGCTTTTCTCCACATCTTCTGCTAATTTTTGCGCATTATTCACAGCCATTAAGTACGTTTCATCAGATTCTGCAGCTCGATTAGCTAAATGAATGTACATCCTGCATAACTCATGTCTGCGTTTTGATAACTTTGTTTTGGGATCTTCATGTGTCTCAGAATTGCTCTTTATATGAActacttttgcatcaattgtcCATCTATTTAGTATGTAATGTTCAGGAATTTTTTTGATATTGTTGATATCAAGTATCTTCAACGCATGACAGCATAAGATTCCAACAAATTCATACTTTTTGCAGCTACACTTTACTTCAACTTCCAATGCAGAAAACTTCACGACATGTTCATTCCTCCTACCATAAACCTTTACTTTGTACTCCTTTTCAGCATTACTTTCACCACAATAGAACAGATCACAATTCAGTGTTTGCATCACTTGCTCTTGGAATACCTTAAATATGGTTGGAGTATAAATTCTTGCTGCATGCCTTAGTATTCTCAACTCAGATTTCAACTTAGGTGTACTTTGTGTTGCCTTGAAATCACATTTTACCTCCTCATTTCTTTTATCTGCCACCAACCTTTCAAAGTGCTCGAAAAAGGTAAGTATGTCATATTTGACACTAATGTACCCCTTCAACTCATTGTTCATGCTTTCACTTCTTTGAGTGCTAACCATATCAGCAGAAAAGGTATTTCTTCCATACGCTAAGGCCCATTTCTCCCTTTTATCAAATAATCTTTGCAGCCATTCATTGTTTTGTAGCTTATACTTGTCTAGCAAATTGTTCCATGTATTTATaaattcctcctcctcctcttgatcATAAATACAGTTTTGAAAATCTTTATTGAACTTCTTATAGTCCTCCACAACTCCAGCAAGATGCTTGCAAGCATTCTGGTTCATATGCCAAACACAAATTCTGTGATGAGTCTCTGGTAGTACTATCTTGATTGCTTTTGCCATGGCTGCATCTTCATCGGTTAAAATAGTTTTTGGCTTTTTCCCTGACATAGCAGTTAAAAATGTGTTGAAAAGCCAAACAAAACTCTCTGCAGTTTCATCATACAAAAGTGCAGCACCAAAAATTGTTGTCTTCTTGTGATTATTCACTCCAACTAGCAAACCAAATGGACGTCCATCATTTAATTTTCTGTATGTTGTGTCAAAGCAAACAACATCACCAAAAAGTTCATAGTCTGCAACCATTTTAGAATCTgtccaaaaaaatatttgttatcAAGTCATCCTCATCAACCTGAATGGAATAGAAAAACTTCCCATCCTCTGATGTTTTTTTCTCTAGATATTCCAATACTCCTCCTGTGTCCCCATAGTTTGTCTGTAGTGACCTCTTTGAATACAATTTATTCTTCATATCTTCACGAGTAAATCCTAGATTCTCAACTCCACCTGCTTCTTTTGCCATGAGATCAAAGGTAGCTTTATTTGAAATGCCGACTGCTTTAGCATTTTCTACACTCGCGAGTTGTGCTTCTGTTATTTTTCTTTGAGATCTTAAATGATGAACTTGACTGCTACTAGCAAGAATATGATTATGTTCAGGCTCAAACTCATAGATGCAGTACAATCCATCTGTGAGACTTATCTTCATGCGAGCTTGACACATACATCGTGTCTCTGGTCTACTATAGCTGGAAGATTCTTCTCTTTTATCAGGACGCCGAACACCtattgataaataaataaataattgatCAAATTGATGTTATATCCCTAATGATGAAGAAAGGGCACAATAACAAAGTGATTTAATACCTTCACGAGAACAACAGAAGGTTCTATTCTTTATGGTGGTGCTGTTTTTCACATTATGTGAACTGCTCCTTCGAATACTAAAACCCTTGTCTCGAGCATAGGCATTGTAAAATTGGTATGCCTCTTCTTCAGTGCAGAATTTCATACCAACTTTAGGTATCCTGTCTTCTGTACAATTTTCTACTTGAGTAGGTTCGGTCTGGAGCATAGGCATTTCAAATATATTTGTATAGACAAAACAAGTATAGACAGATTATGAATGGTAATCCATTATGACTTGCACTTTCTAACTTTGTTCTTATTGTGCCAGATGAGGGAATGTTTATCTAGAGAAGTTTTCTGAGGATGTGATAGTACCAAGAGGTGGTATCAAGATTTGGGTACCTGTGGAGAATCGGACTCCATGTAGTTAGGCTCGTCAGCCATTGGCGTGATCACCTGAGATGCCCCCATGTGGTCGGCACTGATCTCGTCAGGCATGGAGAGAATTGGCTGAGATGTAATTGTTGTGTAGATTGAGATACAATTGGCTGAGATGCAATTGTTATGTAGATTGAGACAAACGAGAAGAATACTAATCTAGTTACCCTTCCGTATTAGATGCTAATCTGATGGAACCACCTATCGAAATTGGCGCCATTTTCCTGTGTCTAATGCCTTTTGCCGCCTCCATTTCATTCAGTTGGCGGGAAATTAATGTGGGGCCATGTGATTATTTGGGGAGACGGACCAGACGGACGGCTCAGTTCCGTTTCTTGCATGCGGTGCGGACGGAGATAACAAAAAAGGGCCCACATTTTCTAAGAGGCACGGATGTCGTTGATGCATGGGAGACACGGATCGAGACACGCAAAGGGGACACACAAGCTCCAGCCTCAACTGCCCGGCCTTAAACAAGCACTGCGATGACAGGCCGTTCCGTGAGGCAGAACGGTCTGTTGGTCGAAAACTCAAGGGTCCGTGATAGAGAACACAATGTAGAACAGTATGGCCTCAGTAAAAGCAAGGCATATCTCGCTGCTATGTGTTTCTGCTATACAGCTAGTTTTGTTAAGCGCTAATGACTGCCGTGCTTGTGTCTGTTGCACTGCTCGCAGTATTTCATTAGTGTTTTTGTTCAGAATAACTTGTGAGTGATGTATTCTAGACTGAGCATTTTATTTCATTTCCCCTGTTTGTGCAACTTATTTCGACGTCAGAGACACTGCACGGACGGGACCCTGAAAGCTCAAAGTGTTCCGGCAGATGCAATGCAAGACATCCAGCAGATATAGAATGAGTCCAATATCATCGCAATGGTTCCAGAAACAAAGAAAGCACAAATAGGCTGCGGCTATACATATGCCAAAGCACAAATAGGCTACGGCTGTATAGCATCCATTGCATGACGAGTAGTTGCTTACTCGAGCCTTAAGTTTATCCACCTCCTGTACATCTCGGCCTCCAGCACCATGCGCGAGATTTCCTCCTTGCTCAGCCGGCCGCTGTGGTTAGTGATGGTGATGTTGTTCTTCCTCCCAGTGGTCTTCTCCTACGCTGAAACCTTCATCACGCCGTTCGCGTCGATGTCGAAGGTGACGTCGATCCAGGGTACGCCCATCGGCGCCGGGGGAGCTGGTCTGGTTGTCGTAGCGGGTGGTGTAGCCTCTAACCTTCTTGGTCGGGATGGCGGAGTTCCTTGGGATCACCACGCTCATCTCATGATGTACTCCTCCTTTATCATTGACCTCTATCCCAAGCGAGAGTGGAGTGACGTCGAGTACAAGCATATCCCCAGCCATCCCATCGCGGGTTTCACCACCGAGGGTGGAGGCCTCAATGGCCGCGCCGAACGCCACGGCTTCATCA from Panicum virgatum strain AP13 chromosome 9K, P.virgatum_v5, whole genome shotgun sequence encodes:
- the LOC120652827 gene encoding heat shock 70 kDa protein 18-like — protein: MVVVQYKGEEKQFSAEEISSMVLAKMRETAEVYLGTTVKNAVVTVPVYFNNSQRQATIDAGTIAGLNVMRIINEPTAAAIAYGLEKMPVSNNGRRVLVFDLGGGTFDVSLLEIDRGSDIGMGLFEVKAVAGDTHLGGADFDNEMVKFCLRDFIRKHRKLDIRSNLSARRRLKTACERAKRMLSSTAETTIEVDSLHDGIDFSISISRSRFEELNKGLFSGFMETLEKCLRDAKVDKGSVQDVVLVGGSTRIPKVQSMLRDFFDGKELCRSINPDEAVAFGAAIEASTLGGETRDGMAGDMLMAAAVKGDGPAVGIDLGTTYSCVAVWRRDRGEVIANDQGSRLTPSCVAFSGYERLVGEAAVNQAARNPANTVFDVKRLIGRRFSDESVKQDTEFWPFKVISGCDDRPMIVVQLGGEERQFTAEEISSIVLAKMRETAEVYLGTTVKNAVVTVPVYFNNSQRQATIDAGAIAGLNVMCIINEPTAAAIAYGLDKMPISSKGRTVVVFDLGGGTFDVSLLNIDPGVDIGMSLFEVKAVAGDTHLGGADFDNEMVKFCLREFIRQHKKIDVRSNLKALQRLRSACERAKRMLSSTAETTIEVDSLHDGIDFCVTITRSRFEELNKNLFSSCIEALEKCLRDAKVEKSSVDDVVLVGGSTRIPKVQSMLRDFFHGKELCRSINPDEAVAYGAAIQASILNGETSDGAVGDMVLLDVTPLSLGIEVENGTATDGGLMNVVIPRNTAIPTKTKKEWYSTNYHNQTSVLIQVYEGESTNTKHNNLLGKFVLSGIPPAPRGVPRIDVTFDIDANGILNILAEDKTTGRTNNISIVYESGRLGKEEIERMVQEAEMYKGKGNRSRKWGKGSKSRRGR